CGGACCTTGAACGACCGAAAGGCCTGGTGCTCGAAAAGGTGGAGGGACTCGCGATTAACCGATCCGGGCGTGGCTTCATCATCACGGACAACGATGGGGTGGTCGATTCGAGCGGTGAAACTCAGTTCTTGAGGCTCGGCGAGATCGATTAGCCGGAGCGACCGGCGGGCTGCGCTCGGCGGCCTTTAGCGCCGAGGCGCACCGGCCGACACCGCGGTGTTGACCACGTGGCCGCCGATCATGAGAACACCAGCGCGCGAACCGCTCGAACGGCCGGAACGCGAACGCGTGCTGCTCCAGGTACCCCCGTGGGTACGCCTCGGTGAGCCCGTACCCGGCCGGCTTCTTCGCCGGCCGGTACGCGGTGCCGAAGATCCAGTCCCAGATCGCCAGCTTCGTCCCGAAGTTGCTCCCTCCCCGAGGGTGGTCGATCGCATGGTGCCACCGGTGCATCTCGGGCCCGTTGATCACCCACTGCAGTCGCCCGCTCCGCACGTCGACGTTGGCGTGGATCCACATGCCCCAGACCGCGCTGATCGCGCCCTTGATCAGGATCGCCTCGACCGACGCGCCGAGGAGGATCATCGCGCCGAACTCGATCGACTGGTTGATCAGGATCTCGAACGAGTGCGAGCGCGAGCCCGCGATCCAGTCGACGTGGCGCGCCGAGTGGTGCGCCTCGTGCAGTCGCCACAGCCACCGGTTCCCGTGCTGCAACCGGTGGAACCAGTAGATGTAGAAATCGTGGCTGATCACGAAGAACGCGACCTGCGCGGCGATCGGCCACCCGCTCACCAGCCCGTGCCGCGACGCGCCCGTCCACCCGTCGATCCAGCCGATCAAGAGGTTGATGACCAGGGCCAGGAAGTAGCTCTGGAACAGCGCGTAGGTGACGAAGTCGACCCAGAAACCGTCGCGCAGGAACGGCTGGCCGCGGTCGTACGGGCGCCAGCGCTCGAGCGCGATGATCGCCGCCGCGCCGGCGACGATCACGATCGCGGCGAGGATGGCCCAGGGCATGTCAGGACGCGGCCACGGTCAGCACGCGGCGCAGCTTGCGCCGGTGGGGGCTGCTCGCTGTCGTGGACCGGCTTGACGCCGTCCGAGCGAACGCTCGACGTCGCGGATGTTGGCGACCAACCGCACCGAAGCCGGTACCTCGACCGAAACGGCCTGGTCGCTCCCCCGCATCGCCCGATACCCTTGAGGGGCGACCGAGCCGATGCGGGCCTGGCAAAAAAAGGGGGATAACGCCTGATCCCCCCAAATATGAATCATCTCAAGCGTGCTTGGCGCGTTTACCCTCTTGTGTCGCACGCTCTGCTGCTTGCTCCGTCATACGCTTGCTCTCTTCCAGCCCTTCATTCATAAGAGCGCCGGTTTGCTTGAGACCTTGCCGCAACTGGTCCGAAAGCTCGGCCGTCTGCTCCTCGACCAAGTGGCACATATCGGACTGTATCTCCGCTATCGTTCCACTGGTTTGGCGCATATAGTTTAAGACGTCCTCGGCCGTGCTCGCGAAGAAACGAGTGTTGCCGTTGCCTTTAAACAGCTGCGACCAGTCCGGTGCTCCCAACATCGCAGCGCTTTTCGCCTGATACTGCCAAAGAGTCCTAGTGGCGGCCGCTTGAATCTCAAACATGCGCGCCGACCCCTGGACCATGATCTCCGCCAAATTGATTGCGCGTCTCGCGCCGTTGCTCGCTGCACTATTTACATCATCAGATCGTTGCATGATTTCACCTCTTTCGTAGATTACGGTGCCAAAGACCCCTGCTGTTCTGCTTCCTGCGTGTCCCATCGTATGCCGCTTTCCTATTGCAATGCAACAAGGCAATAGGAATGCCACCGATCGATGGCCGCCACCCGCGAGACACCGTGTAGAAAGCGAATGGGTTCTGTAGAATTTACGGGTAAAACTACATGAAATGTAAGCCTTACCGGAAGCCCGGCACCGAATTGATACTTTCCACCTTTCCCGGACACGTGAACAAACGCCCGCGTAGGATGGCTTTACCCATTTGATCCGGAAATGAGAGACGCGAACAAAAGCGCTTGATTTCATTCCCCTTATCCTAACCTTCTCCCGGACAGAGAAGGGACTTCCTGCTTTATCGAGCTCGCACCGTCTCACTTTGGTCGCGTACGAATCTAACGACTCGATATGACAGCGGCGTGACGG
This window of the Pseudomonadota bacterium genome carries:
- a CDS encoding phasin family protein, which produces MQRSDDVNSAASNGARRAINLAEIMVQGSARMFEIQAAATRTLWQYQAKSAAMLGAPDWSQLFKGNGNTRFFASTAEDVLNYMRQTSGTIAEIQSDMCHLVEEQTAELSDQLRQGLKQTGALMNEGLEESKRMTEQAAERATQEGKRAKHA
- a CDS encoding sterol desaturase family protein, whose protein sequence is MPWAILAAIVIVAGAAAIIALERWRPYDRGQPFLRDGFWVDFVTYALFQSYFLALVINLLIGWIDGWTGASRHGLVSGWPIAAQVAFFVISHDFYIYWFHRLQHGNRWLWRLHEAHHSARHVDWIAGSRSHSFEILINQSIEFGAMILLGASVEAILIKGAISAVWGMWIHANVDVRSGRLQWVINGPEMHRWHHAIDHPRGGSNFGTKLAIWDWIFGTAYRPAKKPAGYGLTEAYPRGYLEQHAFAFRPFERFARWCSHDRRPRGQHRGVGRCASALKAAERSPPVAPANRSRRASRTEFHRSNRPPHRCP